The Balearica regulorum gibbericeps isolate bBalReg1 chromosome 5, bBalReg1.pri, whole genome shotgun sequence genome window below encodes:
- the BAG5 gene encoding BAG family molecular chaperone regulator 5 codes for MDMGNQHPSIKRLHEIQKEVKEIEQQVAVFSGLSTDRDYKKLERSLTKQLFEIDSVDTEGKGDIQQARKRAAQETERLLKELEQNANHPRRLEIEAIFKEAQSLVEREITPFYKGGNCISDEFEEGIQDIVLRLTQVKTGGKVSLRKARYRTLTKVCAVQEIIESCVKQQLSLPLSNDAHPSVSKINSVMCDVNKARGTLIALLMGVSSNDTCRHLSCVLTGLIADLDALDVCGRTEIRNYRKEVVEEINKLQKYLDLEEEANSTHAYDLAQNQSILKIEEIRKKMKEVNSLLSKTENASDLYLGSKAELQGLIAHLDEVSPGKNPCIREARRRAVIEVQTLITYIDLKEALEKRQMYPEQTAAEHQSHKAVWTVLGNLSQIQQEVISFDGNRTDKNYMRLEELLTKQLLALDAVDPQGDERCKAARKQAVKLAQNILYYLDMKTDEWEY; via the coding sequence ATGGATATGGGTAACCAACACCCATCCATAAAACGGTTGCATGAAATACAGAAGGAAGTCAAAGAGATTGAACAGCAAGTGGCAGTCTTCAGTGGTCTGTCTACTGATCGAGATTACAAGAAATTAGAAAGGAGCCTTACTAAACAGCTTTTTGAAATAGATTCTGTAGACACCGAAGGAAAGGGGGATATTCAGCAAGCCAGAAAACGAGCTGCTCAGGAAACAGAGAGGCTGCTTAAGGAACTGGAACAAAATGCAAACCATCCGCGCAGACTGGAAATAGAGGCTATATTCAAGGAGGCACAGTCACTTGTGGAACGTGAGATTACGCCTTTTTACAAAGGAGGTAACTGTATAAGTGACGAATTTGAAGAAGGTATTCAGGACATTGTATTGAGGCTTACCCAGGTGAAAACTGGAGGGAAAGTTTCTCTACGCAAAGCAAGATATCGCACTCTGACAAAAGTATGTGCTGTTCAGGAGATTATAGAAAGCTGTGTAAAGCAACAGCTGTCCCTGCCACTCTCTAATGATGCGCATCCTTCTGTCTCCAAAATTAACTCTGTAATGTGTGATGTGAACAAAGCAAGAGGAACTCTTATTGCGCTTCTAATGGGAGTGAGTAGTAATGATACCTGCAGGCATCTCTCCTGTGTGCTTACAGGCCTCATTGCTGATTTGGATGCTTTAGATGTCTGTGGTCGCACGGAaataagaaattacagaaaggaaGTAGTGGAAGAGATCAATAAATTGCAGAAATACCTGGACTTGGAAGAAGAAGCAAATTCTACTCACGCTTACGATTTGGCACAAAATCAGTCCATTCTAAAAATAGAAGAGATCcgcaagaaaatgaaggaagttAATTCTTTACTTTCAAAAACAGAGAATGCTTCTGATTTGTATTTGGGATCCAAAGCAGAATTGCAGGGATTAATTGCCCACTTAGATGAGGTGAgtccaggaaaaaacccctgtattAGAGAAGCCAGGAGAAGAGCAGTAATAGAAGTTCAAACTCTTATAACGTATATTGATTTGAAGGAAGCGcttgaaaaaaggcaaatgtatCCTGAGCAAACTGCTGCCGAACATCAGTCTCATAAAGCAGTTTGGACTGTTCTTGGAAACTTGTCTCAAATTCAGCAGGAGGTGATTTCATTTGATGGAaacagaacagataaaaattaCATGAGATTGGAAGAACTTCTTACGAAACAACTTCTAGCACTTGATGCTGTTGATCCACAAGGCGACGAGCGGTGTAAGGCTGCCAGAAAGCAAGCGGTAAAGCTTGCACAGAATATTCTTTACTATCTGGACATGAAAACAGATGAATGGGAGTACTGA